Proteins found in one Arthrobacter pascens genomic segment:
- a CDS encoding IS256 family transposase — protein MIDPVTGEIIDQKELAERLLAQAKEQGVSLVGPGGLLNQLTRNVLETALEAELTEHLGHEHGQRPIAANMRNGTRSKTVLTEIGPVEIEVPRDRDGSFEPVIVPKRKRRLDGIDQIVLSLSARGLTTGEIAAHFEEVYGAKVSKDTISRITEKVAGELAQWSARPLDPIYPVLFVDAVVVKVRDGQVRNTPFYVVMGVTTSGEREILGIWAGDGGEGARFWLQVFSELKNRGVEDVLIAVCDGLKGLPEAITTTWERTVVQQCVVHLIRNSFRYAGRQHRDGIVKALKPVYTAPSEQAAKDRFAEFTAEWGQRYPAIVRLWESSWAEFVPFLEYDVEIRRVICTTNAIESINARYRRAVRARGHFPNEAAALKCLYLVTRSLDPTGGGRARWVMRWKPALNAFAITFAGRFERTTH, from the coding sequence ATGATCGATCCTGTGACGGGAGAGATCATCGATCAGAAGGAGCTTGCGGAGCGGTTGCTCGCGCAGGCCAAGGAACAGGGTGTGAGCCTGGTAGGCCCGGGTGGGCTGCTGAACCAGCTCACGAGGAATGTGCTGGAGACCGCGCTGGAAGCGGAGCTGACCGAGCACCTCGGGCACGAGCATGGCCAGAGACCGATCGCAGCCAACATGCGCAACGGCACCAGGTCAAAGACCGTGCTGACCGAGATCGGCCCGGTCGAGATCGAGGTGCCCCGGGATCGGGACGGCTCGTTCGAGCCGGTGATCGTGCCCAAACGGAAACGGCGTCTGGACGGAATCGACCAGATCGTGCTCTCGCTGTCCGCCCGGGGGCTGACCACGGGGGAAATCGCCGCGCACTTCGAAGAGGTCTACGGGGCCAAGGTCTCCAAAGACACCATCAGCCGCATCACGGAGAAGGTCGCCGGGGAACTGGCCCAATGGTCGGCCCGGCCTTTGGATCCGATCTACCCGGTGCTCTTCGTTGACGCGGTCGTGGTCAAGGTCCGTGACGGGCAGGTGCGCAACACCCCGTTCTATGTCGTCATGGGGGTCACCACAAGTGGTGAGCGGGAGATCCTGGGCATCTGGGCAGGCGACGGCGGCGAGGGTGCACGGTTCTGGCTGCAGGTCTTCTCCGAGCTGAAGAACCGGGGCGTTGAAGATGTGTTGATCGCCGTCTGTGACGGGCTCAAAGGCCTGCCGGAGGCGATCACGACCACGTGGGAGCGAACGGTGGTGCAGCAGTGCGTCGTGCACCTGATACGCAACAGCTTCCGCTACGCCGGACGCCAGCACCGCGACGGCATCGTCAAGGCGCTCAAGCCCGTCTACACGGCCCCGTCAGAGCAGGCGGCGAAGGACCGGTTCGCCGAGTTCACGGCCGAATGGGGCCAGCGATATCCGGCAATCGTGCGGCTCTGGGAGTCCTCCTGGGCTGAGTTCGTGCCATTCCTGGAGTACGACGTGGAGATCCGCCGGGTGATCTGCACAACGAACGCGATCGAGTCGATCAACGCCCGCTACAGAAGGGCTGTGAGGGCCCGCGGGCACTTTCCGAACGAGGCCGCGGCCCTGAAATGCCTGTATCTGGTCACCAGATCTCTTGATCCAACCGGCGGCGGCCGGGCACGCTGGGTAATGAGGTGGAAGCCTGCGCTGAACGCGTTCGCGATTACCTTCGCCGGTCGGTTCGAAAGAACCACTCACTAA
- a CDS encoding maltokinase N-terminal cap-like domain-containing protein: MWLPRQPWFAEGESTDLVRVGSFRFDDPEGEVGVETLLLASKGAVFQVPLTYRDSPLDGANAGLIGTTEHSVLGTRWVYDAARDPVYASTLATTILSGQPQAEQLLDVDGHLELIAETVQLQGSGIPGTGVPAVTSAVPETVGCLTTIHTGHIDLLVSGVLDLSGLTSGQKILTATWAEQSVPVQLASAVVV; encoded by the coding sequence ATGTGGCTACCCCGCCAGCCATGGTTCGCGGAGGGGGAGTCAACGGATCTAGTGCGTGTAGGGTCGTTCCGCTTTGATGATCCGGAGGGCGAGGTAGGCGTAGAAACACTGCTCCTGGCCAGCAAGGGCGCAGTTTTTCAGGTTCCGCTGACGTACAGGGACTCGCCCCTTGACGGCGCCAACGCCGGCCTCATCGGAACCACCGAGCACTCCGTACTCGGAACGAGATGGGTCTACGACGCCGCCCGTGATCCCGTCTACGCGTCCACCTTGGCCACGACAATACTGTCAGGACAGCCTCAAGCCGAACAGCTGCTCGACGTCGATGGTCACCTTGAGCTGATCGCTGAGACAGTGCAATTGCAGGGTTCGGGTATACCCGGTACTGGCGTTCCAGCCGTCACCTCAGCCGTTCCCGAAACGGTGGGCTGCTTAACAACCATCCATACAGGGCACATCGACCTGTTGGTCAGCGGCGTCCTCGATCTCAGCGGACTGACATCGGGACAAAAGATCCTGACAGCCACGTGGGCTGAGCAGAGTGTCCCAGTGCAACTCGCATCCGCGGTTGTAGTTTGA
- a CDS encoding phosphodiester glycosidase family protein, protein MNLDGGGSTTMVANGAVVNTPSNTGGSERGVGDALVVLPSRKTVER, encoded by the coding sequence ATCAATCTGGACGGCGGCGGGTCCACCACGATGGTGGCCAACGGGGCTGTAGTAAACACTCCGTCAAATACCGGCGGCTCGGAGCGTGGGGTAGGCGACGCGCTGGTGGTGCTGCCCTCCAGGAAAACGGTCGAGCGTTAG
- a CDS encoding Tex family protein: protein MTQLPQRPSAPVPASQAPDNAIHSQIAAELGVKTWQVKAAVELLDGGSTVPFIARYRKEATGTLDDTQLRELDERLRYLRELEDRRRTVLEAIAAQGQLTPEVQAAVIAADTKSRLEDIYLPFKSKRRTKAQIAREAGLEPLAEILLKRPELDPEREAAKYLNPEHSIDDAAAALTGARSILVERVAQDPDLAATLRERLWTQGRMVSRVKMGKQADGQKFADYFEFAQAPSGMPSHRVLALLRGEKDGVLELDLAEADPNDDDALAAARSRYEAAVAKCLGVADRGRPADAWLVQTAQLAWRSRVLARLTADLRGRMFTAAEDEAVRVFAANLRDVLLAAPAGNRATLGLDPGLRTGVKVAVVDGTGKVVATDTVYPHAPARKWDEALATLVRLARKHAVELVAIGNGTASRETDKLAAELIKLLPAADRKPQKLVVSEAGASVYSASALASAELPGMDVSLRGAVSIARRLQDPLAELVKIDPKSIGVGQYQHDVTASKLDRSLDAVVEDCVNAVGVDVNTASPALLSRVAGVGPLLSENIVAYRNEHGPFAKRSELKKVPRLGAKAFEQCAGFLRITGGAEPLDASSVHPEAYAVARKILVAAGSAPASSLDPRNFVDGTFGLPTVQDILAELDKPGRDPRPAFAAATFSEGIEKISDLKPGMVLEGTVTNVAAFGAFVDVGVHQDGLVHVSALANRFVSDPREVVKSGQVVRVKVLEADPERKRISLTLRLDDEPSPSGGRQPAGGGRPARAADGAGARAGSGDRTGSGSGARGPRPESSGRKAAPAPKTASASPPNTALAEALRKAGLA from the coding sequence GTGACCCAACTCCCGCAACGCCCCTCCGCCCCCGTGCCCGCATCCCAGGCGCCGGACAACGCGATCCATAGCCAGATTGCCGCCGAGCTGGGCGTGAAAACCTGGCAGGTGAAGGCTGCCGTGGAACTGCTCGACGGCGGGTCGACCGTCCCGTTCATCGCCCGGTACCGCAAGGAAGCCACCGGAACGCTGGATGACACGCAGCTCCGCGAGCTCGACGAACGCCTGCGGTACCTCCGCGAGCTGGAGGACCGCCGTCGTACAGTCCTTGAGGCGATTGCCGCCCAGGGCCAGCTGACTCCGGAGGTCCAGGCGGCTGTCATCGCCGCGGACACCAAGTCGCGGCTGGAGGACATCTACCTCCCGTTCAAGTCCAAGCGGCGCACCAAGGCGCAGATCGCCCGCGAAGCCGGGCTGGAACCCCTGGCTGAGATCCTGCTGAAACGTCCGGAGCTGGACCCGGAGCGCGAGGCTGCCAAGTACCTGAACCCCGAACATTCCATTGATGACGCCGCAGCCGCCCTCACCGGTGCCCGCTCCATCCTGGTGGAGCGCGTGGCGCAGGACCCTGACCTCGCTGCAACCTTGCGCGAACGGCTCTGGACGCAGGGTCGGATGGTGTCGCGCGTGAAGATGGGCAAACAGGCTGACGGCCAGAAGTTTGCGGACTACTTTGAGTTTGCCCAAGCGCCGTCCGGGATGCCGTCGCACCGGGTCCTGGCGTTGCTGCGTGGCGAGAAGGACGGCGTCCTGGAGCTGGATCTCGCCGAGGCGGACCCGAACGACGACGACGCCCTCGCCGCTGCGCGCTCCCGCTACGAAGCCGCGGTGGCTAAGTGCCTGGGGGTCGCCGACCGCGGCCGTCCCGCCGATGCCTGGCTCGTCCAGACTGCCCAGCTGGCGTGGCGCTCGCGTGTGCTGGCACGCCTCACGGCAGACCTTCGCGGCCGGATGTTCACCGCAGCGGAGGACGAGGCCGTGCGGGTGTTTGCCGCCAATCTGCGCGACGTCCTGCTCGCCGCACCTGCCGGGAACCGCGCCACCCTGGGCCTGGACCCCGGGCTGCGGACGGGTGTGAAGGTGGCCGTGGTGGACGGCACGGGGAAGGTGGTAGCCACCGATACCGTGTATCCGCACGCACCGGCGCGGAAGTGGGACGAAGCGTTGGCCACCCTGGTGCGGTTGGCGCGGAAGCACGCCGTCGAGCTCGTGGCAATCGGGAACGGCACGGCTTCCCGTGAGACAGACAAACTGGCCGCGGAGCTCATCAAGCTGCTGCCCGCTGCGGACCGGAAGCCGCAAAAGCTGGTGGTGTCCGAGGCCGGTGCGTCGGTTTATTCGGCCTCAGCCTTGGCCTCGGCGGAGTTGCCGGGGATGGATGTGTCCCTCCGTGGCGCAGTGTCGATTGCTCGCCGGCTTCAGGACCCGCTGGCGGAGCTGGTGAAGATCGATCCCAAGTCCATCGGAGTGGGGCAGTACCAGCACGACGTCACGGCATCGAAGCTGGACCGCAGTCTGGACGCCGTGGTGGAGGACTGCGTGAATGCCGTCGGCGTGGACGTGAATACGGCGTCGCCGGCGCTGCTCAGCCGCGTGGCCGGCGTCGGTCCTTTGCTGAGCGAAAACATTGTGGCTTACCGGAACGAGCACGGGCCGTTCGCCAAACGCAGCGAGTTGAAGAAGGTGCCGCGGCTGGGCGCCAAGGCGTTTGAGCAATGCGCGGGCTTCCTGAGGATCACTGGGGGTGCGGAGCCGCTGGATGCATCCAGCGTGCATCCGGAGGCCTATGCGGTGGCCCGCAAAATCCTGGTGGCCGCCGGTTCGGCCCCGGCGTCGTCTTTGGACCCGCGGAACTTTGTGGACGGAACCTTCGGCCTGCCCACCGTGCAGGACATCCTGGCGGAGCTGGACAAGCCGGGCCGCGACCCCCGGCCGGCGTTTGCGGCGGCCACGTTCTCGGAGGGAATCGAGAAGATCTCCGACCTTAAGCCCGGCATGGTGCTGGAGGGCACTGTCACCAACGTTGCCGCCTTCGGCGCGTTTGTCGACGTCGGCGTCCACCAGGACGGGCTGGTGCACGTTTCCGCCCTGGCCAACCGCTTTGTCTCCGATCCCCGCGAGGTGGTGAAGTCAGGGCAGGTTGTACGCGTGAAAGTGCTTGAAGCCGATCCGGAGCGGAAGCGGATCTCGCTGACCTTGAGGCTCGACGACGAGCCGTCACCTTCCGGCGGCCGGCAGCCTGCGGGCGGAGGCCGTCCGGCACGAGCGGCCGATGGAGCAGGCGCACGTGCAGGCAGCGGCGACCGCACAGGCTCAGGCTCGGGCGCCCGCGGCCCCCGTCCGGAATCCAGCGGACGCAAAGCCGCTCCCGCACCGAAAACAGCATCCGCAAGCCCGCCGAACACTGCCCTGGCGGAGGCACTGCGTAAGGCGGGCCTCGCTTAG
- a CDS encoding LysM peptidoglycan-binding domain-containing protein produces the protein MKNTTIRTAARRGVTLAAVSMAGLALSATAANAATSTSTWDALAQCESGGNWATNTGNGYTGGLQFSASTWAAYGGTGSAADASREQQIAVAEQVQAAQGWGAWPSCASKLGLSGGATAVAPQSAPVQSVPVQSVPVTQAPVTQLPAAPVVESVPQHAAPVALSGDTYTLEPGDTLITAADKLGIEGGWQSLADANLDTIANPDMVFAGQVLQLPA, from the coding sequence ATGAAAAACACCACCATCCGTACTGCCGCACGCCGTGGAGTCACCCTGGCCGCTGTTTCCATGGCTGGCCTGGCGCTTTCCGCCACGGCGGCCAACGCGGCCACCAGCACCTCAACCTGGGATGCACTGGCCCAATGTGAAAGCGGCGGAAACTGGGCCACCAACACGGGCAACGGCTACACCGGCGGCCTGCAGTTCAGCGCCAGCACCTGGGCAGCCTACGGCGGCACTGGCTCGGCAGCAGACGCTAGCCGCGAGCAGCAGATCGCCGTTGCCGAACAGGTCCAGGCCGCACAAGGCTGGGGCGCCTGGCCATCCTGTGCCTCGAAGCTTGGCCTGAGTGGCGGCGCGACGGCGGTGGCGCCGCAGAGCGCCCCGGTCCAGAGCGTGCCAGTCCAGAGCGTGCCGGTCACCCAGGCGCCTGTCACCCAGTTGCCGGCAGCACCCGTAGTTGAATCGGTGCCGCAGCACGCAGCTCCGGTGGCGTTGAGCGGGGACACCTACACGCTGGAACCGGGCGACACCCTCATCACAGCGGCCGATAAGCTCGGCATTGAAGGCGGCTGGCAGAGCCTGGCGGACGCCAACCTGGATACCATTGCCAACCCGGACATGGTGTTCGCAGGGCAGGTCCTACAGCTTCCCGCGTAG
- a CDS encoding SDR family oxidoreductase, with protein MTVLLAGCGDLGTEAGLRFAAAGHRVVGWRRQPEKLPVEIEGVAADLGSANLPPIPADTSAVVVALAADSPTKDAYHAAYVNGLAHVLDALKRDGVTPRRVLFVSSTAVYGDAGGGWIDESTTAAPGGFSGRIMREAEDLLHNRLSGTGIAGTVLRLGGIYGPGRTRLINQVRNGSAVVPDEPRYTNRIHRDDAAASIVHLTTMESMPATVYLGVDNHPAELGEVLRFLASELDLPEPPTGPAGEARGGNKRCSNALLRSTGFDFAFPSFREGYREVLAGTGVRHL; from the coding sequence TTGACCGTCCTCCTGGCCGGCTGCGGTGACCTGGGAACCGAAGCCGGATTGCGTTTTGCTGCAGCGGGTCATCGCGTGGTGGGATGGCGCCGGCAGCCAGAGAAACTTCCAGTGGAAATCGAAGGCGTGGCGGCTGACCTGGGCAGCGCGAACCTTCCGCCCATCCCGGCGGACACCTCCGCCGTCGTCGTCGCCCTTGCTGCCGACTCCCCCACCAAGGATGCCTACCACGCCGCCTATGTGAACGGGCTTGCGCACGTCCTGGATGCCCTTAAGCGCGACGGCGTCACGCCGCGGCGGGTGCTTTTTGTTTCGTCCACTGCCGTGTATGGGGACGCAGGAGGCGGCTGGATCGATGAAAGCACGACGGCGGCTCCCGGCGGATTCTCCGGCCGCATCATGCGCGAGGCGGAGGACCTGCTCCACAACCGGCTGAGCGGGACGGGAATAGCCGGAACCGTGCTGCGGCTCGGGGGGATCTACGGACCGGGGCGGACTCGGCTGATAAACCAGGTCCGAAACGGCTCGGCGGTCGTTCCGGATGAGCCGCGCTACACCAACCGGATCCACCGCGACGATGCCGCAGCGTCGATCGTCCACCTGACCACTATGGAATCCATGCCTGCCACGGTATATCTAGGTGTGGACAACCATCCCGCGGAGCTGGGCGAGGTCCTGCGGTTCCTGGCTTCGGAACTGGATCTCCCGGAGCCGCCCACCGGGCCTGCAGGGGAAGCCCGCGGCGGAAACAAGCGCTGCAGCAATGCACTCCTCCGGAGTACCGGGTTTGATTTCGCTTTTCCGTCATTCCGAGAGGGCTACCGCGAGGTGCTGGCGGGAACAGGCGTCCGGCACCTGTAG
- a CDS encoding DUF1622 domain-containing protein, which produces MDFQHIIEAVGRYMDFAGVAVMVIGALVSIPMALRGYQPRKLPEGSKKLTVYRSYRQLLGRSILLGLELLVAADIIRTVAVTPTYESVGVLAIIVLIRTFLSFSLELEITGRWPWQKEPSEGSSDPTGASPAVTSS; this is translated from the coding sequence ATGGACTTTCAGCACATTATCGAGGCCGTGGGCAGGTACATGGACTTTGCCGGAGTGGCAGTTATGGTCATCGGCGCGTTGGTCTCCATTCCCATGGCACTGAGGGGCTACCAGCCGCGGAAGCTACCTGAAGGCTCGAAGAAGCTAACCGTCTACCGCTCGTACCGGCAGTTGCTGGGCAGGTCCATCCTGCTCGGGCTCGAGTTGCTCGTGGCGGCCGACATCATCCGCACCGTCGCCGTGACGCCTACCTACGAGAGCGTGGGCGTCCTGGCGATTATCGTGCTGATCCGTACATTCCTGAGCTTCTCGCTTGAACTGGAGATCACCGGCCGCTGGCCTTGGCAGAAGGAACCGTCCGAGGGGTCATCCGATCCCACAGGAGCTTCACCGGCGGTAACGTCGAGCTGA
- a CDS encoding adenosine deaminase, producing MEPTQISEPNQPDETGDVEQLPAEGLRLLPVAELHLHIEGTLEPELIFELAERNGLVLPYSGLEELRGLYEFSDLQSFLDLYYANMAVLRTEQDFADMTRAYLARASAAGVRHAEIMMDPQAHLSRGVSLETCVNGVASGLATSVEEFGISTLLIAAFLRDLSEKSALEVLDGLLAMNAPIAAIGLDSAEVGNPPAKFERLFTRAREAGLRLTAHAGEEGPASYIIEALEILGVERIDHGIRCMEDPDLVERLVEDRIPLTVCPLSNVRLRAVDTLADHPLPAMLAAGLNVSVNSDDPAYFGGYVDDNFAQLDAAFEFSEFDRARLAANSIHSSFASEDRKAELLNELNGGK from the coding sequence ATGGAACCGACGCAAATCTCCGAGCCAAACCAGCCTGATGAGACAGGCGACGTTGAGCAGCTTCCCGCGGAAGGGTTGCGGCTGCTTCCCGTGGCCGAGCTGCACCTGCACATCGAGGGCACGCTCGAACCCGAACTGATCTTCGAGCTGGCGGAGCGCAACGGCCTCGTCCTTCCGTATTCCGGGCTGGAGGAGCTGCGCGGATTATACGAATTCTCGGACCTGCAGTCCTTCCTGGATCTGTACTACGCCAACATGGCGGTGCTCCGGACCGAACAGGATTTCGCCGACATGACCCGTGCGTACCTCGCCCGCGCGTCCGCTGCAGGGGTGCGGCACGCAGAGATCATGATGGATCCCCAGGCACACCTTTCCCGTGGCGTCTCCTTGGAAACCTGCGTCAATGGCGTGGCATCCGGGCTCGCAACGTCGGTTGAGGAATTCGGCATCTCAACCCTGCTCATCGCGGCGTTCCTGCGTGACCTGTCCGAGAAATCCGCACTGGAAGTCCTGGACGGACTGCTCGCCATGAACGCCCCCATCGCCGCGATCGGCCTGGATTCGGCTGAAGTAGGCAACCCACCGGCCAAGTTCGAACGCTTGTTCACCCGGGCACGGGAAGCAGGCCTGCGGCTGACGGCCCACGCAGGCGAGGAAGGGCCGGCGTCGTACATCATCGAGGCGCTGGAGATCCTGGGCGTGGAACGGATAGACCACGGGATCCGCTGCATGGAGGATCCGGACCTGGTGGAGCGGCTGGTGGAGGACCGGATCCCGCTGACCGTGTGCCCGCTCTCAAATGTCCGGCTCCGTGCCGTGGACACCTTGGCTGACCACCCGCTGCCGGCGATGCTCGCCGCAGGGCTGAATGTATCCGTCAATTCAGACGATCCGGCATACTTCGGCGGGTACGTGGACGACAACTTCGCGCAGCTGGATGCGGCCTTCGAGTTTTCCGAGTTCGACCGCGCACGCCTCGCCGCAAACTCCATCCATTCGTCGTTCGCCTCCGAGGACAGGAAAGCCGAGCTCCTGAATGAGCTGAATGGCGGTAAGTAA
- a CDS encoding alkene reductase, producing the protein MLFSPLTLGELELPNRLVMAPLTRVRAGEDGVPGPLVVEHYRQRASLGLIVSEGAYPSPAGRSYPGQPGLVTEEQIAGWKNVTDAVHAEGGRMFAQVMHGGRVSHQDITGGHRIVGPSAIAIEGEVRTATGKQQYPVPHALATDELPVVIQEIVSASLNAIEAGFDGVELHSANGYLLHEFLAPNANVRTDSYGGSPENRARFVIETVNAVVAALGANRVGIRISPEHNVQGISETDAADIRATYEVLVDSIAPLNLAYLSILHHEPAGELVQDLRARFNGTFLVNTGFGFVTTRDEAVALVADGYADAVVVGRPAIANPDLARRWKESLPLNEPDPSTFYGEGAKGYTDYPAYAG; encoded by the coding sequence ATGCTGTTTTCCCCGTTGACCCTTGGCGAGCTCGAACTGCCCAACCGCCTGGTGATGGCGCCCCTGACCCGCGTCCGCGCCGGTGAGGACGGCGTGCCCGGGCCCCTAGTCGTCGAACACTACCGTCAGCGCGCCTCGCTGGGACTTATTGTCAGTGAAGGCGCCTACCCGAGCCCTGCCGGCCGGTCTTACCCAGGCCAGCCCGGACTGGTCACGGAAGAGCAGATCGCCGGCTGGAAGAATGTCACCGACGCTGTTCACGCCGAGGGCGGCCGGATGTTCGCCCAGGTCATGCACGGCGGGAGGGTCTCGCACCAGGACATCACCGGCGGCCACCGCATTGTGGGCCCCAGTGCCATAGCCATCGAAGGGGAAGTCCGCACCGCGACAGGAAAGCAGCAGTACCCCGTGCCGCACGCGCTCGCCACTGATGAGCTGCCCGTGGTGATTCAGGAGATTGTCAGCGCATCGCTCAACGCGATTGAAGCCGGGTTCGACGGCGTGGAACTGCACTCGGCCAACGGTTACCTCCTGCACGAGTTCCTGGCCCCGAACGCCAACGTCCGCACGGACAGCTATGGCGGGTCGCCGGAAAATCGGGCCCGCTTTGTCATCGAGACGGTCAACGCGGTAGTGGCTGCGCTTGGGGCCAACCGGGTGGGCATCCGCATTTCGCCGGAGCACAATGTCCAGGGCATTTCCGAAACCGACGCCGCAGACATCCGGGCAACTTACGAAGTCCTCGTAGACAGCATTGCACCCCTGAATCTTGCCTACTTGAGCATCCTTCACCACGAACCTGCCGGTGAGCTGGTCCAGGATCTCCGTGCCCGCTTTAACGGGACATTCCTGGTGAACACCGGCTTCGGTTTTGTCACCACGCGCGATGAAGCTGTCGCGCTGGTTGCCGACGGGTACGCCGACGCAGTCGTGGTGGGCCGCCCCGCCATCGCCAACCCGGACCTGGCCCGCCGTTGGAAGGAAAGCCTCCCGCTGAATGAGCCTGACCCGTCCACTTTCTATGGCGAAGGCGCGAAAGGTTACACGGACTATCCCGCCTACGCAGGCTAA
- a CDS encoding nucleoside deaminase, giving the protein MTDPVFEAAYQAAQKSLREGGIPIGAALARAGQVIATGHNERVQQGDPIAHGEMSALRAAGRQVNYRDTVLYTTLAPCAMCTGTIIQFKIPKVVVGEAKTFPGEFDLLRSRGVEVVVLDDQRCIDMMRDFQRDHAELWAEDIAEEVDIPE; this is encoded by the coding sequence ATGACTGACCCCGTGTTCGAAGCCGCCTACCAGGCCGCCCAGAAAAGCCTCAGAGAAGGCGGCATCCCCATCGGCGCTGCACTGGCGCGTGCGGGACAGGTTATCGCCACGGGGCACAATGAACGTGTCCAGCAAGGCGATCCGATTGCCCATGGCGAGATGTCTGCGCTCCGGGCGGCTGGCCGCCAGGTCAATTACCGGGACACCGTGCTCTACACCACCCTGGCACCGTGTGCCATGTGTACCGGGACCATCATCCAGTTCAAGATCCCCAAGGTTGTTGTGGGGGAAGCCAAAACCTTCCCCGGCGAATTCGATCTGCTCCGGTCCCGCGGAGTGGAAGTTGTGGTTCTGGACGACCAGCGCTGCATTGACATGATGCGCGACTTCCAACGCGATCACGCGGAACTCTGGGCCGAGGACATCGCTGAAGAAGTGGATATCCCCGAATAG
- a CDS encoding MSMEG_6728 family protein gives MQTFLPYPDFRQSAAALDTARLGKQRVEALQTLRALVIPEYGWQTHPAVRMWMGHVPALTLYGLAMVDEWTSRGHADNTRANITEFAPQAAHPDYVAKIPLPEWLGNPDFHLSHRSKLLRKDPKFYKAVFPDAEPDLDFIWPEPKHEFLPVDPDGDVLWILRSPHAEIDPQSLDTVALPPVRRTNAPRASQDEYSPVYVDDGSRRPSKQPRKLPPKQLVKKPTRKRQAQEEAFTTLPGKTTVAVAFEDGSKFAVGQVLGRPITLEDGRFGRNFSVTEVIARSAFDYPALLQDPRVFFPVPAP, from the coding sequence ATGCAAACCTTCCTTCCGTACCCCGATTTCCGGCAGAGCGCCGCCGCGCTGGACACCGCCAGGCTTGGCAAGCAGCGTGTCGAGGCGCTGCAGACCCTCCGGGCCCTGGTGATCCCCGAGTACGGCTGGCAGACCCACCCGGCCGTCCGCATGTGGATGGGCCACGTGCCCGCGCTGACCCTGTACGGCCTGGCGATGGTGGACGAATGGACCTCCCGCGGCCATGCAGACAACACACGCGCCAACATCACCGAGTTTGCGCCCCAAGCCGCCCACCCGGACTACGTGGCCAAAATCCCCCTGCCGGAGTGGCTCGGAAATCCCGATTTCCACCTGAGCCACCGCTCCAAGCTGCTCCGCAAGGACCCGAAGTTCTACAAAGCGGTATTCCCTGACGCCGAGCCGGACCTTGACTTCATTTGGCCCGAGCCGAAGCATGAGTTCCTGCCGGTAGATCCTGATGGCGATGTCCTCTGGATCCTCCGTTCGCCGCACGCCGAGATCGATCCCCAGTCGCTGGACACGGTGGCCCTGCCGCCGGTCCGCCGCACCAACGCTCCGCGTGCCAGCCAGGACGAGTACTCCCCGGTCTACGTCGACGACGGCTCGCGCCGTCCCTCCAAGCAGCCGCGCAAGCTGCCGCCCAAGCAACTGGTCAAAAAGCCCACCCGCAAACGCCAGGCCCAGGAGGAAGCCTTCACCACCCTTCCCGGCAAGACCACGGTGGCTGTCGCCTTCGAAGACGGCAGCAAGTTCGCCGTAGGACAGGTGCTCGGCAGGCCCATCACGCTGGAAGATGGCAGGTTCGGCCGAAACTTCAGCGTCACCGAGGTCATCGCCAGGTCGGCTTTCGATTATCCGGCCCTCCTCCAGGATCCGCGGGTATTCTTCCCGGTTCCGGCGCCCTGA
- a CDS encoding ZIP family metal transporter, producing MMMSLLFGVIASSALILGAFIGVRFELPKRLLAILLSFAAGALITALAFELFEDAYQRGGILRAAIGLMVGAIVFTALSALLDRWAQPGSQATPADEFQGSAKLDTDAAAAERPAAATSTRGAAGMALLAAVTLDGVPENVALGVSLGEGTGGLALLAAIFVSNFPEALVGAASMRSQGRSPVSIIGLWVACAVLLVAAVVVGAGPLSGTDPEAISLPLAFAAGAVIASLADTLMPEAYEHGGPAVALSTAAGFVLAFTLSLA from the coding sequence ATGATGATGTCGCTGCTGTTCGGCGTCATAGCATCCAGTGCACTGATTCTGGGTGCCTTCATTGGCGTTCGATTTGAGCTACCCAAGCGACTCCTGGCCATCCTTCTGTCCTTCGCCGCCGGTGCCCTGATCACCGCCCTTGCCTTCGAACTCTTCGAGGACGCCTACCAACGCGGCGGCATCCTCCGGGCCGCCATCGGCCTGATGGTTGGCGCCATCGTGTTTACCGCGCTCAGTGCGCTCCTGGACCGCTGGGCACAGCCAGGTTCGCAGGCCACTCCGGCGGATGAATTCCAAGGCAGCGCCAAGCTTGACACCGACGCCGCGGCTGCTGAGCGTCCGGCTGCGGCCACATCCACCCGCGGAGCGGCAGGCATGGCGCTCCTGGCAGCGGTCACCCTCGACGGAGTGCCTGAAAATGTCGCCCTGGGGGTCTCCTTGGGCGAGGGAACCGGCGGTCTGGCCCTACTCGCCGCCATTTTTGTATCCAACTTTCCCGAGGCCCTTGTGGGCGCAGCGTCCATGCGCAGCCAGGGACGCTCGCCTGTCAGCATCATCGGGCTGTGGGTTGCCTGTGCTGTCCTGCTGGTGGCTGCAGTAGTGGTAGGCGCAGGTCCCCTCTCCGGCACCGACCCGGAAGCTATCTCGCTGCCCCTGGCCTTTGCTGCCGGTGCGGTGATTGCATCCCTGGCAGACACGCTGATGCCGGAAGCCTACGAGCATGGCGGCCCTGCCGTAGCTCTGAGCACGGCTGCAGGGTTCGTCCTGGCGTTCACCCTGTCGCTTGCGTAG